A genomic window from Myotis daubentonii chromosome 4, mMyoDau2.1, whole genome shotgun sequence includes:
- the ZSCAN21 gene encoding zinc finger and SCAN domain-containing protein 21 isoform X1 has protein sequence MMTKVLGVAGGLGRGPLQEQAGPVVVKVEEEEKEKCFPSLEMFRQRFRQFGYHDTPGPREALSQLRVLCCEWLRPEIHTKEQILELLVLEQFLTILPRELQAWVQEHCPESAEEAVTLLEDLEQELDEPRQQVSPPPNEQKQAWEMSSSGTAKESLSSSRPQSVETSPKYESWGPLYIQETGEEQDFTPELRQNQDCKSNTQNEESTDMQKSSEESHGEEFKKDITPMVIANKFEARLERQWVNLEKERGKKTSLLDKGSKKGRELMSTKPAPGERRYICAECGKAFSNSSNLTKHRRTHTGEKPYVCTKCGKAFSHSSNLTLHYRTHLVDRPYDCKCGKAFGQSSDLLKHQRMHTEEAPYQCKDCGKAFSGKGSLIRHYRIHTGEKPYQCNECGKSFSQHAGLSSHQRLHTGEKPYKCKECGKAFNHSSNFNKHHRIHTGEKPYWCNNCGKTFCSKSNLSKHQRVHTGEGEVL, from the exons ATGATGACCAAGGTCCTGGGCGTGGCCGGCGGCCTGGGCCGAGGGCCTCTGCAGGAGCAGGCGGGGCCTGTGGTTGTGAAagttgaggaggaggagaaggagaagtgcTTTCCCAGCCTGGAGATGTTCCGCCAGCGCTTCAGGCAGTTTGGATACCACGACACACCTGGACCCCGGGAGGCCCTGAGCCAGCTCCGGGTGCTCTGCTGTGAGTGGCTGAGGCCCGAGATCCACACCAAGGAGCAGATCCtggagctgctggtgctggagcagtTCCTGACCATCCTGCCCCGGGAGCTGCAGGCCTGGGTACAGGAGCACTGTCCAGAGAGTGCTGAAGAGGCTGTCACTCTCCTGGAAGACCTGGAGCAAGAACTGGATGAACCAAGGCAGcag GTTTCACCTCCTCCAAATGAACAGAAACAGGCATGGGAGATGTCCTCTTCAGGAACAGCAAAGGAATCTCTGAGCAGCAGCCGGCCACAGTCTGTGGAAACAAGTCCCAAATATGAATCCTGGGGACCCCTGTACATCCAGGAGACTGGTGAAGAGCAGGATTTCACTCCAGAGCTAAGACAGAATCAAG ATTGTAAATCGAACACCCAGAATGAGGAATCAACAGATATGCAGAAAAGTTCTGAAGAGTCTCATGGAGAAGAATTCAAAAAGGATATTACTCCCATGGTTATTGCCAATAAATTTGAGGCCAGGTTAGAAAGGCAATGGGTAAACcttgaaaaagaaagaggaaaaaaaacctcTCTCCTAGACAAAGGTTCCAAGAAAGGTAGAGAATTAATGTCCACTAAACCTGCCCCAGGAGAGAGACGTTACATATGTGCTGAGTGTGGAAAAGCCTTTAGCAATAGCTCAAATCTTACTAAACACCGGAGAACACACACTGGGGAAAAACCCTATGTATGCACCAaatgtggaaaagccttcagCCACAGCTCAAACCTTACCCTTCATTACAGAACACACTTGGTGGACCGGCCCTATGACTGTAAGTGTGGAAAAGCCTTCGGTCAGAGCTCAGATCTCCTTAAACATCAGCGCATGCACACCGAAGAGGCACCATATCAGTGTAAAGATTGTGGGAAAGCTTTCAGTGGTAAAGGCAGCCTCATTCGACACTATCGAAtacacactggagagaaaccttatcagtgtaatgaatgtgggaagaGCTTTAGTCAGCATGCAGGTCTTAGTTCTCATCAGAGActccacactggagaaaagccatataaaTGTAAGGAGTGTGGAAAAGCTTTCAACCACAGCTCCAATTTTAATAAACATCATAGAATCCATACTGGGGAAAAGCCCTATTGGTGTAATAATTGTGGGAAAACCTTCTGTAGTAAGTCAAATCTTTCCAAACATCAGAGAGTCCACACTGGAGAGGGAGAAGTGCTTTAA
- the ZSCAN21 gene encoding zinc finger and SCAN domain-containing protein 21 isoform X2 — MMTKVLGVAGGLGRGPLQEQAGPVVVKVEEEEKEKCFPSLEMFRQRFRQFGYHDTPGPREALSQLRVLCCEWLRPEIHTKEQILELLVLEQFLTILPRELQAWVQEHCPESAEEAVTLLEDLEQELDEPRQQKQAWEMSSSGTAKESLSSSRPQSVETSPKYESWGPLYIQETGEEQDFTPELRQNQDCKSNTQNEESTDMQKSSEESHGEEFKKDITPMVIANKFEARLERQWVNLEKERGKKTSLLDKGSKKGRELMSTKPAPGERRYICAECGKAFSNSSNLTKHRRTHTGEKPYVCTKCGKAFSHSSNLTLHYRTHLVDRPYDCKCGKAFGQSSDLLKHQRMHTEEAPYQCKDCGKAFSGKGSLIRHYRIHTGEKPYQCNECGKSFSQHAGLSSHQRLHTGEKPYKCKECGKAFNHSSNFNKHHRIHTGEKPYWCNNCGKTFCSKSNLSKHQRVHTGEGEVL, encoded by the exons ATGATGACCAAGGTCCTGGGCGTGGCCGGCGGCCTGGGCCGAGGGCCTCTGCAGGAGCAGGCGGGGCCTGTGGTTGTGAAagttgaggaggaggagaaggagaagtgcTTTCCCAGCCTGGAGATGTTCCGCCAGCGCTTCAGGCAGTTTGGATACCACGACACACCTGGACCCCGGGAGGCCCTGAGCCAGCTCCGGGTGCTCTGCTGTGAGTGGCTGAGGCCCGAGATCCACACCAAGGAGCAGATCCtggagctgctggtgctggagcagtTCCTGACCATCCTGCCCCGGGAGCTGCAGGCCTGGGTACAGGAGCACTGTCCAGAGAGTGCTGAAGAGGCTGTCACTCTCCTGGAAGACCTGGAGCAAGAACTGGATGAACCAAGGCAGcag AAACAGGCATGGGAGATGTCCTCTTCAGGAACAGCAAAGGAATCTCTGAGCAGCAGCCGGCCACAGTCTGTGGAAACAAGTCCCAAATATGAATCCTGGGGACCCCTGTACATCCAGGAGACTGGTGAAGAGCAGGATTTCACTCCAGAGCTAAGACAGAATCAAG ATTGTAAATCGAACACCCAGAATGAGGAATCAACAGATATGCAGAAAAGTTCTGAAGAGTCTCATGGAGAAGAATTCAAAAAGGATATTACTCCCATGGTTATTGCCAATAAATTTGAGGCCAGGTTAGAAAGGCAATGGGTAAACcttgaaaaagaaagaggaaaaaaaacctcTCTCCTAGACAAAGGTTCCAAGAAAGGTAGAGAATTAATGTCCACTAAACCTGCCCCAGGAGAGAGACGTTACATATGTGCTGAGTGTGGAAAAGCCTTTAGCAATAGCTCAAATCTTACTAAACACCGGAGAACACACACTGGGGAAAAACCCTATGTATGCACCAaatgtggaaaagccttcagCCACAGCTCAAACCTTACCCTTCATTACAGAACACACTTGGTGGACCGGCCCTATGACTGTAAGTGTGGAAAAGCCTTCGGTCAGAGCTCAGATCTCCTTAAACATCAGCGCATGCACACCGAAGAGGCACCATATCAGTGTAAAGATTGTGGGAAAGCTTTCAGTGGTAAAGGCAGCCTCATTCGACACTATCGAAtacacactggagagaaaccttatcagtgtaatgaatgtgggaagaGCTTTAGTCAGCATGCAGGTCTTAGTTCTCATCAGAGActccacactggagaaaagccatataaaTGTAAGGAGTGTGGAAAAGCTTTCAACCACAGCTCCAATTTTAATAAACATCATAGAATCCATACTGGGGAAAAGCCCTATTGGTGTAATAATTGTGGGAAAACCTTCTGTAGTAAGTCAAATCTTTCCAAACATCAGAGAGTCCACACTGGAGAGGGAGAAGTGCTTTAA